Proteins encoded by one window of Synechococcus sp. WH 7805:
- a CDS encoding thermonuclease family protein translates to MFISSSRQRLWSAVLHGFSLTGARDRGQEPVALNSGGRLISIARALGVVLALGLEAASASADKVTIRSCDEGDTCQTTAGERIRLACIDAPQRKEMPRFRATSMQAYAYDNTDADASRDHLNTLVKGQSVVIRRINTDRDGLTIAELFVNGINVQQDMVAAGHAVISRPMCLRSMP, encoded by the coding sequence ATGTTCATCTCCAGCAGCCGGCAGCGGCTCTGGTCCGCGGTGTTGCATGGATTCAGCTTGACTGGAGCGAGGGATCGTGGCCAGGAGCCAGTCGCATTGAATTCTGGGGGCAGGCTGATATCCATCGCGCGCGCGCTTGGTGTTGTTCTGGCCCTTGGCCTCGAAGCAGCATCTGCATCGGCTGACAAGGTCACGATCCGCAGCTGCGATGAAGGCGATACCTGCCAAACCACCGCAGGCGAACGCATCAGGCTCGCCTGTATTGATGCTCCGCAAAGGAAGGAGATGCCTCGATTTCGTGCGACATCGATGCAGGCCTACGCGTACGACAACACGGATGCCGATGCATCCCGCGATCACCTCAACACGCTGGTGAAAGGCCAGTCTGTCGTCATCAGACGGATCAACACGGATCGCGACGGCCTCACTATTGCTGAGCTGTTTGTGAACGGCATCAATGTTCAGCAGGACATGGTGGCGGCAGGCCATGCGGTGATCTCACGGCCGATGTGCTTACGATCGATGCCCTGA